One genomic segment of Mesoterricola silvestris includes these proteins:
- a CDS encoding type VI secretion lipoprotein TssJ produces the protein MIGAGSVGVGPLACRKAPAPAPQVGPSYAPHGIQLNLKASRDLNQFDGLPHALLLVVYQLNTTNAFNTLAKDPAGVQTLLKATRFDVSVASVDRVFLQPGDTLQMPLDQAQSGIWFAVAAGYFELAPGGATRLLELPMAVRRSKPGPHRIELLLGRDAIQNAQLLKEE, from the coding sequence TTGATCGGTGCAGGGAGTGTCGGGGTCGGGCCCCTGGCCTGCAGGAAGGCGCCGGCGCCCGCACCCCAGGTGGGGCCCTCGTACGCGCCCCACGGCATCCAGCTGAACCTCAAGGCCAGCCGGGACCTGAACCAGTTCGACGGGTTGCCCCACGCCCTGCTGCTGGTGGTGTACCAGCTGAACACCACCAACGCCTTCAACACCCTGGCCAAGGATCCGGCGGGAGTGCAGACGCTGCTCAAGGCCACGCGCTTCGATGTGAGCGTGGCCAGCGTGGACCGGGTCTTCCTGCAGCCGGGCGACACCCTCCAGATGCCCCTGGACCAGGCCCAGAGCGGCATCTGGTTCGCGGTGGCCGCGGGGTACTTCGAACTGGCCCCGGGGGGCGCCACGCGGCTCCTGGAGCTGCCCATGGCCGTCCGGCGCTCCAAGCCGGGTCCCCACCGCATCGAGCTGCTGCTGGGCCGGGACGCCATCCAGAACGCTCAGCTTCTGAAGGAGGAGTAG
- a CDS encoding STAS domain-containing protein: MKITLHEESDIQVIRAEGKIAAGSGEQLLSEAVQAALDRGRLRIVIDFSRVTTMDSSGLGELVAGFTGVCKARGQLCLSGLNSRIYRLLRMTNLHSVMTVQDTEAEAVIRLREGEAAGPR, from the coding sequence ATGAAGATCACCCTGCACGAAGAGAGCGATATCCAGGTCATCCGCGCCGAGGGCAAGATCGCCGCGGGCTCGGGAGAGCAGCTCCTGAGCGAGGCGGTGCAGGCCGCCCTGGACCGGGGCAGGCTCCGGATCGTCATCGATTTCTCCCGGGTGACCACCATGGATTCCTCGGGCCTGGGGGAACTGGTGGCGGGCTTCACCGGCGTGTGCAAGGCCCGGGGACAGCTCTGCCTGAGCGGGCTCAATTCCCGGATATACAGGCTCCTGCGCATGACGAACCTCCATTCGGTGATGACCGTGCAGGACACGGAAGCGGAGGCGGTGATCCGGTTGCGGGAGGGAGAGGCCGCGGGACCCCGCTGA
- a CDS encoding type VI secretion protein IcmF/TssM N-terminal domain-containing protein: MKTALKLLLAFLALALLGLGILWVSITRLWPWWVGTGIFLGILGLAALALALAHHARRRRERRFVQRVVSEDTAAIGNAPIQERQALQDLQDRWMEAIGQLRHSFLRTRGNPLYVLPWYLVIGESGAGKTSAIARSGLSSILGERRRGGPIASTRNCDWWFFEQAIVLDTAGRYTIPIDETLDREEWKRFLTLLARYRRREPINGVVVVVPADQLLACDGPKLREDALDIRRRLDHVMRSLGTKAPVYLLVTKMDKVLGMTAFARALGPRAAQAMGYTNEAKEPGWEGVLDRTLETVGRRLAELRFDLVREDPEAGPGLLLFPTEFAKLRAGLALFLGSLFQETAYLETPLLRGVHFSSAAPGGQPESAFLKAYGLREAPAPAAQEGFFLKAFFSTILPRDRHLHRPIREFLEWSRVRRNLAFLAWSFLWLGALGLMGAAFTQNLTALNAFSAHWRNLPVITGDVAQDLLAVDQVRMDVSTMKRINRNWWIPRFGLDQSLRAERVAQGAWVKVFRQGLLEPTDLAARRVADLDRRSKDAYAGPYAGFLVTRVALLQGALENRNLRVDQEPAILGAFTRASTDLLLHLHPDLAPEVAERYGPNYFADIVWNDNVAARRQKLGDLRWELARLLARDDVDLRWMLDSWIPDAAEVPLAEFWGEAEQPLEDGAAIPGAYTREGRKHLKAFTTLLEATLPGDRSAAAKVAAFWEGYQQPCDNAWLGFARRFREGAQGAVTPLGRQRLATLMTTRENPYFRLLERMAQEVGSPEGGTPAPWALLLGRLSRARELADQQLAEKSNASTLDKLDLERRKQLRTWEGRLDASKAKALDLSLAASKSWMEYVAGLQEITPNLLSRANARRQMLACFGGGEGDEAPGGASPFLKAQGSILALEVLLGSDSSSRTVWDLVRGPLDHAMAYCLDETANVLQDLWEQNVVSATREKDPGQLHRLLFSPAEGRVWAFVKGPAKPFVVKSETGYAARRAFGQHTLPFTAGFFGFLKASEDGDLTYQQRFPITLETLPLEVNPGALVTPIGSKLTLQTPEKGRDSLENYNFSQKAIFNWEPETSGEASLQILLPSLTLTRTWPGPSGFAHFLEELETGSRAYGPRDFPEVEDKLRALGITWIRVAYKVQGSDPALRHFRRAPTAVPRVIVATEAAE; encoded by the coding sequence ATGAAAACCGCCCTCAAGCTCCTCCTGGCCTTCCTGGCCCTGGCCCTCCTGGGCCTGGGGATCCTCTGGGTGTCCATCACCCGGCTCTGGCCCTGGTGGGTGGGCACGGGCATCTTCCTGGGCATCCTCGGCCTGGCGGCCCTGGCCCTGGCCCTGGCGCACCACGCCCGGCGGCGCCGGGAGCGGCGCTTCGTGCAGCGGGTGGTTTCTGAGGACACGGCCGCCATCGGCAACGCCCCCATCCAGGAGCGCCAGGCCCTCCAGGACCTGCAGGACCGGTGGATGGAGGCCATCGGCCAGCTGCGCCACTCCTTCCTGCGCACGCGGGGCAACCCGCTGTACGTGCTGCCCTGGTACCTGGTGATCGGCGAATCCGGCGCGGGCAAGACCTCGGCCATCGCCCGGTCGGGGCTCAGCTCCATCCTGGGGGAGCGCCGCCGGGGGGGCCCCATCGCCTCCACCCGGAACTGCGATTGGTGGTTCTTCGAGCAGGCCATCGTGCTGGACACGGCCGGCCGCTACACCATCCCCATCGACGAGACCCTGGACCGGGAGGAATGGAAGCGGTTCCTCACCCTGCTGGCCCGGTACCGCCGGCGCGAGCCCATCAACGGCGTGGTGGTGGTGGTGCCCGCGGACCAGCTCCTGGCCTGCGACGGCCCCAAGCTCCGGGAGGACGCCCTGGACATCCGGCGGCGCCTGGACCACGTCATGCGCAGCCTGGGCACCAAGGCCCCGGTGTACCTCCTGGTCACCAAGATGGACAAGGTGCTGGGCATGACCGCCTTCGCCCGGGCCCTGGGGCCCCGGGCCGCCCAGGCCATGGGCTACACCAACGAAGCCAAGGAGCCCGGGTGGGAGGGCGTGCTGGACCGCACCCTGGAGACCGTGGGGCGGCGCCTGGCGGAGCTTCGCTTCGACCTGGTGCGGGAGGATCCGGAGGCGGGGCCCGGCCTGCTGCTCTTCCCCACGGAATTCGCGAAGCTGCGGGCGGGGCTGGCCCTGTTCCTGGGCTCCCTGTTCCAGGAGACGGCCTACCTGGAGACCCCGCTCCTGCGCGGCGTCCACTTCTCCAGCGCCGCGCCCGGTGGCCAGCCGGAATCCGCCTTCCTGAAGGCCTACGGCCTGCGGGAGGCCCCCGCCCCCGCCGCCCAGGAGGGGTTCTTCCTGAAGGCCTTCTTCTCCACCATCCTGCCCCGGGATAGGCACCTCCACCGGCCCATCCGGGAATTCCTGGAATGGAGCCGGGTGCGGCGGAACCTGGCCTTCCTGGCCTGGTCCTTCCTGTGGCTGGGGGCCCTGGGCCTCATGGGAGCGGCCTTCACCCAGAACCTCACGGCCCTCAACGCCTTTTCCGCCCACTGGCGGAACCTGCCCGTCATCACCGGGGACGTGGCCCAGGATCTGCTGGCGGTGGACCAGGTGCGCATGGACGTCAGCACCATGAAGCGCATCAACCGCAACTGGTGGATCCCCCGCTTCGGCCTGGACCAGAGCCTGCGGGCCGAGCGGGTGGCCCAGGGCGCCTGGGTCAAGGTGTTCCGCCAGGGCCTGCTGGAGCCCACGGATCTGGCCGCCCGGCGCGTGGCGGACCTGGACCGGCGGTCCAAGGACGCCTACGCGGGGCCGTACGCCGGCTTCCTGGTCACCCGCGTGGCCCTCCTCCAGGGGGCCCTGGAGAACCGGAACCTGCGGGTGGACCAGGAACCCGCCATCCTCGGCGCCTTCACCCGGGCCTCCACGGATCTGCTGCTCCACCTGCACCCGGACCTGGCGCCGGAGGTGGCCGAGCGCTACGGGCCCAACTACTTCGCCGATATCGTCTGGAACGACAACGTCGCCGCCCGCCGGCAGAAGCTGGGGGATCTGCGCTGGGAGCTGGCGCGGCTCCTGGCCCGGGACGACGTGGATCTGCGCTGGATGCTGGATTCCTGGATCCCCGACGCGGCCGAGGTGCCCCTTGCGGAATTCTGGGGGGAGGCCGAGCAGCCCCTGGAGGACGGGGCCGCCATCCCGGGGGCCTACACCCGGGAGGGCCGCAAGCACCTCAAGGCCTTCACCACCCTGCTGGAGGCCACCCTGCCCGGCGACCGGAGCGCGGCGGCCAAGGTGGCGGCCTTCTGGGAGGGCTACCAGCAGCCCTGCGACAACGCCTGGCTGGGCTTCGCCCGGCGCTTCCGGGAAGGGGCCCAGGGGGCCGTCACGCCCCTGGGGCGCCAGCGCCTGGCCACCCTCATGACCACCCGGGAGAACCCCTACTTCAGGCTCCTGGAGCGCATGGCCCAGGAGGTGGGGAGCCCCGAGGGCGGCACCCCGGCGCCCTGGGCGCTCCTGCTGGGCCGGCTCAGCCGGGCCCGGGAGCTGGCCGACCAGCAACTGGCCGAGAAATCCAACGCCAGCACCCTGGACAAGCTGGACCTGGAGCGCCGGAAGCAGCTGCGCACCTGGGAGGGCAGGCTGGACGCCTCCAAGGCCAAGGCCCTGGATCTGAGCCTGGCGGCCTCCAAGTCCTGGATGGAGTACGTGGCCGGGCTCCAGGAGATCACCCCGAACCTGCTGTCCCGGGCCAACGCCCGCCGGCAGATGCTGGCCTGCTTTGGCGGCGGGGAGGGGGACGAGGCCCCGGGGGGCGCTTCGCCCTTCCTCAAGGCCCAGGGCAGCATCCTGGCCCTGGAGGTGCTCCTGGGCAGCGACAGTTCCAGCCGGACCGTGTGGGACCTGGTGCGGGGGCCCCTGGACCACGCCATGGCCTACTGCCTGGACGAGACCGCCAACGTGCTGCAGGACCTCTGGGAGCAGAACGTGGTCAGCGCCACCCGGGAAAAGGACCCGGGCCAGCTCCACCGGCTGCTCTTCAGCCCCGCCGAAGGGCGGGTGTGGGCCTTCGTGAAGGGGCCGGCCAAGCCGTTCGTGGTGAAGAGCGAAACCGGGTACGCCGCGCGGCGGGCCTTCGGGCAGCACACCCTGCCCTTCACGGCGGGGTTCTTCGGGTTCCTGAAGGCCTCCGAGGACGGGGACCTGACCTACCAGCAGCGCTTCCCCATCACCCTGGAGACCCTGCCCCTGGAGGTGAACCCCGGCGCCCTGGTCACGCCCATCGGCAGCAAGCTCACCCTGCAGACGCCGGAAAAGGGGCGGGATTCCCTGGAGAACTACAATTTCAGCCAGAAGGCCATCTTCAACTGGGAGCCCGAGACCAGCGGCGAGGCCAGCCTCCAGATCCTCCTGCCCAGCCTCACCCTGACCCGCACCTGGCCGGGTCCCAGCGGCTTCGCCCACTTCCTGGAGGAGCTGGAGACCGGCTCCCGGGCCTACGGGCCCCGGGATTTCCCCGAGGTGGAGGACAAGCTCCGGGCCCTGGGCATCACGTGGATCCGCGTGGCCTACAAGGTCCAGGGCAGCGACCCGGCCCTGCGGCATTTCCGCCGGGCCCCCACGGCGGTGCCCCGGGTCATCGTCGCAACCGAAGCCGCGGAGTGA
- the tssB gene encoding type VI secretion system contractile sheath small subunit, giving the protein MSQESTIAPKERVNIVYRPATGDAKEEVELPLKVLVMGDFTQRADGTPLEDRSPVNVDKETFDEVLKAQKLRLEAQVPDKLSGTPGGQLSLNLEFRSLKDFEPDAIIQKVPELQKLMELREAIKALKGPLGNVPEFRRRIQELIEDPGSRDRILRDMGID; this is encoded by the coding sequence ATGAGCCAAGAATCCACCATTGCCCCCAAGGAGCGGGTCAATATCGTCTACCGGCCGGCCACCGGCGATGCCAAGGAGGAGGTGGAACTGCCCCTGAAGGTCCTGGTCATGGGGGATTTCACCCAGCGCGCCGACGGCACGCCCCTGGAGGACCGGAGCCCGGTGAACGTGGACAAGGAGACCTTCGACGAGGTGCTCAAGGCCCAGAAGCTCCGCCTGGAGGCCCAGGTGCCGGACAAGCTGTCCGGCACCCCCGGCGGCCAGCTCAGCCTGAACCTGGAGTTCCGGAGCCTGAAGGATTTCGAACCGGACGCCATCATCCAGAAGGTGCCCGAGCTGCAGAAGCTCATGGAGCTGCGGGAGGCCATCAAGGCCCTCAAGGGGCCCCTGGGCAATGTGCCGGAATTCCGCCGGCGGATCCAGGAACTCATCGAGGACCCCGGTTCCCGGGACCGGATCCTCAGGGATATGGGCATCGACTAG
- the tssC gene encoding type VI secretion system contractile sheath large subunit codes for MSEATETSPKGAALPGAPAETSILDDIINATNLRPTDEGYAMTKAGLQAFINELVKPERAEARVTQALADDMIATIDCRLSAQMDAILHHDGFQQLESAWRSLRYLVDQTDFRENIKVELLNVSKQDLQDDFEDATDITKSGLYKTVYTREYGQFGGQPYGLIVSNYEFGPGPQDVKLLQGLASVACVAHAPIVGAAGPEFFGLKDYSGLPNLKDLSSIFEMPQYTKWRSFRESEDARYVGLTLPHFLLRIPYGPTTKATKNFNYTESVAESDRQFLWGNAAFAFASRITDSFAKYRWCANIIGPQGGGAVRDMVIYQYEAMGELQTKIPTEVLISERREYELAEEGFISLTMRKGSDNAAFFSANSVQKPKTFGNSPESRSAETNYKLGTQLPYVFVVNRLAHYIKVIQRENIGTWKERVDLDTELNNWIRQYVADQESPSPGVRSRRPLRKAEIAVSDVEGDPGWYRVDLKVQPHFKYMGASFSLSLVGKLDKK; via the coding sequence ATGAGCGAAGCCACCGAAACCTCCCCCAAAGGCGCCGCCCTCCCCGGGGCCCCCGCCGAGACGTCCATCCTGGACGACATCATCAACGCCACCAATCTCCGGCCCACGGACGAAGGCTACGCCATGACCAAGGCGGGCCTGCAGGCCTTCATCAACGAACTGGTGAAGCCCGAGCGGGCCGAAGCCCGGGTGACCCAGGCCCTGGCCGACGACATGATCGCCACCATCGACTGCCGGCTCAGCGCCCAGATGGACGCCATCCTCCACCACGACGGCTTCCAGCAGCTGGAATCCGCCTGGCGCTCCCTGCGCTACCTGGTGGACCAGACCGATTTCCGGGAGAACATCAAGGTCGAGCTGCTCAACGTGAGCAAACAGGATCTCCAGGACGATTTCGAGGACGCCACCGATATCACCAAGAGCGGCCTGTACAAGACGGTCTACACCCGGGAGTACGGCCAGTTCGGCGGCCAGCCCTACGGCCTCATCGTCAGCAACTACGAATTCGGCCCCGGCCCCCAGGACGTCAAGCTGCTCCAGGGCCTGGCCAGCGTGGCCTGCGTGGCCCACGCGCCCATCGTGGGCGCAGCCGGTCCGGAGTTCTTCGGGCTCAAGGACTATTCCGGGCTGCCCAACCTCAAGGACCTCAGTTCCATCTTCGAGATGCCCCAGTACACCAAGTGGCGCAGTTTCCGGGAAAGCGAGGACGCCCGGTACGTGGGCCTCACCCTGCCCCACTTCCTGCTGCGCATCCCCTACGGCCCCACCACCAAGGCCACCAAGAACTTCAACTACACCGAAAGCGTGGCGGAAAGCGACCGGCAGTTCCTGTGGGGCAACGCCGCCTTCGCCTTCGCGTCGCGCATCACCGACAGCTTCGCCAAGTACCGCTGGTGCGCCAATATCATCGGGCCCCAGGGGGGCGGGGCGGTGCGGGACATGGTGATCTACCAGTACGAGGCCATGGGCGAGCTGCAGACCAAGATCCCCACGGAGGTGCTCATTTCCGAGCGGCGGGAGTACGAGCTGGCCGAGGAGGGCTTCATCAGCCTCACCATGCGCAAGGGCAGCGACAACGCGGCCTTCTTTTCCGCCAATTCGGTGCAGAAGCCCAAGACCTTCGGCAACAGCCCGGAATCCCGCAGCGCCGAGACCAACTACAAGCTGGGCACCCAGCTGCCCTACGTCTTCGTGGTGAACCGCCTGGCCCACTACATCAAGGTCATCCAGCGGGAGAACATCGGCACCTGGAAGGAGCGGGTGGACCTGGACACCGAGCTCAACAACTGGATCCGGCAGTACGTGGCCGACCAGGAGAGCCCCTCCCCGGGCGTGCGCAGCCGGCGGCCCCTGCGCAAGGCGGAGATCGCGGTGTCCGACGTGGAGGGGGATCCCGGGTGGTACCGGGTGGATCTCAAGGTCCAGCCCCACTTCAAGTACATGGGCGCCTCCTTCAGCCTCTCCCTGGTCGGCAAGCTCGACAAGAAGTAG
- the tssA gene encoding type VI secretion system protein TssA, whose amino-acid sequence MEPAGRAAPGSAPTVLEPPAGENLPDLPEFEALDAEIAKLGSVTGAGSLDWERVLQLATGLLARGWDLKVASAHCAALAQLRRQEGLALGLRLYRELLETHWETLTPPLARMRGRRNAVRWLLDRLEQTAPAWPPVAWPGPQRDALLGDLRAIDGFLAGHMDEAPAMRALIQQAGAWVEEAGEPGPAPAPPEAPPPAPAAPVAEALDLEQMRARCLEQLARVAARNLEEAPGDPVPYLLHRTALWLGIRHAPEAWEGRTRIPPPTAQATGALDAARATGNARLTLAKAEALLPDHLFWLDLNRWVAESLDGLGWGRAARAVEGETLLLLRLLPGLETLAFADGTPFADEATRQWLARLTRPDAKDGAQPDGILPEARRLAADGDLPAAAALLARGCRDGAPARVTFQRKTALCDLLTAGQKGRVAAAVARDLLGDLERFQVPSWDPSLALEALQIILAGLRAGGQPADEVLARAAFEHLALLDPGLAMGQP is encoded by the coding sequence ATGGAACCCGCAGGACGCGCAGCACCCGGTTCGGCCCCCACGGTCCTGGAGCCGCCGGCGGGGGAGAACCTGCCGGACCTGCCCGAATTCGAGGCCCTGGACGCCGAGATCGCCAAGCTGGGCTCCGTGACCGGGGCCGGCAGCCTCGACTGGGAGCGGGTGCTCCAGCTGGCCACGGGCCTGCTGGCCCGGGGCTGGGACCTGAAGGTGGCCAGCGCCCACTGCGCCGCCCTGGCCCAGCTCCGGCGCCAGGAGGGCCTGGCCCTGGGGCTGCGCCTCTACCGGGAGCTCCTGGAGACCCACTGGGAAACCCTCACGCCCCCCCTGGCCCGCATGCGCGGCCGGCGCAACGCGGTGCGGTGGCTCCTGGACCGCCTGGAGCAGACGGCCCCGGCCTGGCCCCCGGTGGCCTGGCCCGGCCCCCAGCGGGACGCCCTCCTGGGGGATCTGCGGGCCATCGACGGCTTCCTGGCCGGCCACATGGACGAGGCCCCGGCGATGCGGGCCCTCATCCAGCAGGCCGGCGCCTGGGTGGAGGAGGCGGGGGAGCCCGGGCCCGCCCCCGCGCCCCCGGAAGCGCCCCCGCCGGCCCCCGCGGCGCCCGTCGCGGAGGCGCTGGACCTGGAGCAGATGCGGGCCCGGTGCCTGGAGCAGCTGGCCCGGGTGGCGGCCCGGAACCTGGAGGAGGCGCCGGGGGACCCCGTCCCCTACCTCCTCCACCGCACCGCGCTGTGGCTGGGCATCCGCCACGCGCCCGAGGCCTGGGAGGGGCGGACCCGCATCCCGCCGCCCACGGCCCAGGCCACCGGGGCCCTGGACGCGGCCCGGGCCACCGGCAACGCCCGGCTCACCCTGGCCAAGGCGGAGGCGCTGCTGCCGGACCACCTGTTCTGGCTGGACCTGAACCGCTGGGTGGCGGAGAGCCTGGACGGGCTGGGCTGGGGCCGGGCGGCCCGGGCCGTGGAAGGGGAGACCCTGCTCCTCCTGCGCCTGCTGCCCGGCCTGGAGACCCTGGCCTTCGCCGACGGGACCCCCTTCGCGGACGAGGCCACCCGCCAGTGGCTGGCCCGGCTAACCCGGCCGGACGCCAAGGACGGCGCCCAACCGGACGGGATCCTCCCGGAGGCCCGCCGGCTGGCGGCGGACGGGGACCTGCCCGCGGCCGCGGCCCTGCTGGCCCGGGGCTGCCGGGACGGAGCGCCCGCCCGCGTCACCTTCCAGCGCAAGACGGCCCTGTGCGACCTGCTGACCGCCGGCCAGAAGGGCCGCGTGGCCGCGGCCGTGGCCCGGGATCTGCTGGGGGACCTGGAGCGGTTCCAGGTGCCCTCCTGGGACCCCTCCCTGGCCCTGGAAGCCCTGCAGATCATCCTGGCCGGCCTGAGGGCCGGTGGCCAGCCCGCCGACGAGGTCCTGGCCCGCGCCGCCTTCGAACACCTGGCCCTGCTCGATCCCGGGCTGGCCATGGGTCAACCCTAG
- a CDS encoding DotU family type IV/VI secretion system protein, translated as MSEETPSLLLEEAPPVEVDLPIDPEPRTEEPAPGPDSARLIDGFLEVMAYTRYLVGGAHGEPVDGPGAAAQFRRILDGAEAFRTAHGLPEEAWREALFAVCAWADEQILCSHWEGRFTWGFDQLQRQLFDTTRAGEAFFERLEALPDEAWQVREVFLYCLGLGFQGRLFAPGDQATLRRIRAEHLRRLPRDLGAGADPHLFPDSGQTLPGELRRRHLPYRYLGYLVLAALPPALFLVAFLGFRTFLDKLVRPLLP; from the coding sequence ATGAGCGAGGAGACCCCCAGCCTGCTCCTGGAGGAAGCCCCACCGGTGGAAGTGGACCTGCCCATCGACCCGGAGCCCCGGACGGAGGAACCGGCCCCCGGGCCGGACTCGGCGCGCCTCATCGACGGCTTCCTGGAAGTCATGGCCTACACCCGCTACCTGGTGGGCGGCGCCCACGGGGAGCCCGTGGACGGGCCCGGGGCGGCGGCCCAGTTCCGGCGGATCCTGGACGGCGCGGAGGCCTTCCGCACGGCCCACGGCCTGCCGGAGGAGGCCTGGCGGGAGGCGCTCTTCGCGGTGTGCGCCTGGGCCGACGAACAGATCCTCTGCTCCCATTGGGAGGGGCGCTTCACCTGGGGATTCGATCAGCTGCAGCGCCAGCTCTTCGACACGACCCGGGCGGGGGAGGCCTTCTTCGAGCGGCTGGAAGCCCTTCCCGACGAGGCCTGGCAGGTGCGGGAGGTTTTCCTCTACTGCCTGGGGCTGGGCTTCCAGGGGCGCCTCTTCGCGCCGGGGGACCAGGCCACCCTGCGCCGGATCCGGGCGGAGCATCTGCGCCGGCTGCCCCGGGACCTGGGGGCCGGCGCGGATCCGCACCTGTTCCCGGATTCGGGGCAGACGCTGCCGGGCGAGCTCCGCCGCCGCCACCTGCCCTACCGCTACCTGGGGTACCTGGTCCTGGCGGCCCTTCCCCCGGCCCTGTTCCTGGTAGCCTTCCTGGGCTTCCGCACCTTCCTCGACAAACTCGTCCGGCCGCTGCTCCCATGA
- the tssK gene encoding type VI secretion system baseplate subunit TssK: MRAAAPLYWHQGLFLQPHHFQQQEQYFWGSLLPRFARLQPFFWGVRNLAFREASLADQVLEITEGEFLFRDGSLVAFPDHAHLPPRSFRATWTATDRPLKAYVGLHRWEDKPNVTLVEDGARDGEIPTRFLCPVDAREVKDLHQEGPDASLRLLTHALRIFWEDELPEAGAYELLPVAVIESSRGALRLSSAFSPPAVQVGDAPALVQMLRELRDQALFSSRSLEAYKGAPEAGESQASIASYHAALRVLGRYVPQLHHLAAHPGIHPWELHLLLSQFVGELSAFSGRINVMGRLPDGRSLVRDYAHEDPQPGFLELQTLIVELLSSLQVGPQCIIDMIRNGPNFLATLPAEEAGGTGEVFLTIRTSTPGKGQLAEGLTHLAKLGTRERIPTLVARALSGVPMERRSVPPPGMPRHPDALHFWIDQHDPQWQEVKRSHNLCLYWDKAPEDATAELVVLRK; the protein is encoded by the coding sequence ATGCGCGCGGCCGCCCCCCTCTACTGGCACCAGGGCCTCTTCCTGCAGCCCCACCATTTCCAGCAGCAGGAGCAGTATTTCTGGGGCAGCCTGCTGCCCCGGTTCGCGCGGCTCCAGCCCTTCTTCTGGGGGGTGCGCAACCTGGCGTTCCGGGAGGCCTCCCTGGCCGACCAGGTGCTGGAGATCACCGAAGGGGAGTTCCTCTTCCGGGACGGGAGCCTGGTCGCCTTTCCGGACCACGCGCACCTGCCCCCCCGCTCCTTCCGCGCCACCTGGACCGCCACGGACCGCCCCCTGAAGGCCTACGTGGGCCTGCACCGCTGGGAGGACAAGCCCAACGTCACCCTGGTGGAGGACGGGGCCCGGGACGGGGAGATCCCCACGCGCTTCCTCTGCCCCGTGGACGCCCGGGAAGTGAAGGACCTGCACCAGGAAGGCCCGGACGCCTCCCTGCGCCTGCTCACCCACGCCCTGCGCATCTTCTGGGAGGACGAGCTGCCCGAGGCCGGCGCCTACGAACTCCTGCCCGTGGCGGTGATCGAAAGCAGCCGGGGCGCCCTGCGCCTGTCCTCGGCCTTCAGTCCCCCGGCGGTGCAGGTGGGGGATGCCCCGGCCCTCGTCCAGATGCTGCGTGAACTGCGCGACCAGGCGCTGTTCTCCAGCCGCAGCCTGGAGGCCTACAAGGGCGCCCCGGAAGCGGGGGAGAGCCAGGCCAGCATCGCCTCCTACCATGCGGCCCTGCGGGTCCTGGGGCGCTACGTGCCGCAGCTGCACCACCTCGCGGCCCATCCGGGCATCCACCCCTGGGAGCTGCACCTCCTGCTGAGCCAGTTCGTGGGCGAACTGAGCGCCTTCTCCGGCCGCATCAACGTCATGGGAAGGCTCCCCGACGGGCGCTCCCTGGTGCGGGACTACGCCCACGAGGATCCCCAGCCGGGCTTCCTGGAACTGCAGACCCTCATCGTGGAGCTGCTGAGCTCCCTGCAGGTGGGCCCCCAGTGCATCATCGACATGATCCGCAACGGGCCGAATTTCCTGGCCACCCTGCCCGCGGAGGAGGCCGGCGGCACCGGCGAGGTGTTCCTCACCATCCGCACCAGCACCCCGGGCAAGGGGCAGCTGGCGGAAGGCCTCACCCACCTGGCCAAGCTGGGGACCCGGGAGCGCATCCCCACCCTGGTGGCCCGCGCCCTTTCCGGCGTGCCCATGGAGCGCCGCTCCGTGCCGCCGCCGGGCATGCCCCGGCACCCGGACGCCCTGCACTTCTGGATCGACCAGCACGATCCCCAGTGGCAGGAGGTGAAGCGGTCCCACAACCTCTGCCTCTACTGGGACAAGGCCCCCGAGGACGCCACGGCCGAGCTCGTGGTGCTGCGCAAATGA
- a CDS encoding SAM-dependent methyltransferase — MNPHPPFPSMPFMEAVAPLLRLFKGMSQKGPGGEASTLRALSLCPLPAQPSVADLGCGAGASTLVLARTLRVPILALDADGTALDDLWAAAQSQGLLPLVHPRTGDLGDPPIPPGSLDLLWSEGAIAHVGWRKGLAVWKDLLRPGGVMAFTDATWFREDPPPEAQAFWRPWYPTMGTEASNLQLAREAGLEVVGHFRLPARDWWAYFDQVAIQCGKHRGDETLAEVIALMEAEVDLYRRHGDSYGYVFYLLRRA; from the coding sequence ATGAATCCACATCCACCTTTTCCCTCCATGCCCTTCATGGAGGCAGTCGCTCCCCTGCTGCGCCTTTTCAAGGGCATGTCCCAGAAGGGGCCCGGAGGCGAGGCTTCCACCCTTCGCGCCCTCTCCCTGTGCCCCTTGCCGGCCCAGCCTTCCGTGGCGGACCTGGGGTGCGGCGCCGGCGCCTCCACCCTGGTCCTGGCGCGCACCCTCCGGGTGCCAATCCTGGCCCTGGACGCCGACGGCACCGCGCTGGACGATCTGTGGGCGGCGGCCCAGTCCCAGGGCCTGCTTCCCCTCGTGCACCCGCGCACCGGCGATCTGGGGGACCCCCCCATCCCGCCGGGGAGCCTCGATCTCCTGTGGTCCGAGGGGGCCATCGCCCACGTGGGATGGCGGAAGGGCCTGGCGGTCTGGAAGGACCTGCTCCGCCCGGGAGGCGTCATGGCCTTCACCGACGCCACCTGGTTCCGGGAGGATCCGCCCCCGGAGGCCCAGGCCTTCTGGAGACCCTGGTACCCCACCATGGGCACGGAGGCTTCCAACCTCCAACTCGCCCGGGAAGCGGGCCTGGAGGTGGTCGGCCATTTCCGCCTTCCCGCGCGGGACTGGTGGGCCTACTTCGACCAGGTGGCCATCCAGTGCGGGAAGCACCGCGGGGATGAAACCCTGGCGGAGGTCATCGCCCTCATGGAGGCGGAAGTGGACCTGTACAGGCGCCACGGGGACAGCTACGGCTACGTCTTCTACCTTTTGAGAAGGGCCTGA